DNA from Synechococcus sp. CBW1108:
TCCTGCTCGATCGGTAGATAGCCGTTAGGAAGCTGTTTAGCTAATCAGCTAGCGGCATCTTGATTCAGACCGTTGCCGATTTTCTAGCTGCAATCGGCTGACCCATCCCCGTTGCCGCCAGGCCCCGGTGGGAAAGCTGAAGGACATCAACACCAATTCGCCCGGAGCCTGCCCATGCCCCGCACCGCTGCGCGCCGCCAGGGGGACTGGGCTGAGCAGCGGGTTCTGCGCTTGCTGCAGCAGCGGGGCTGGCGCCTGCTGGCGCGCCAGTGGACCTGCCGCTGGGGCGAGCTGGATCTGGTGCTGGAAAAGGCCGGCCGGCTGCTGCTGGTGGAGGTGAAGGGCCGCCGCCGCTGCGGACCCGATGGCTGGGGTGTGGCGGCCCTGCATCGGGGTAAGCGCCTGAGGCTGGAGCGGGCCTGGGCCTGCTGGCTGGCAGCCCATCCCGACTGGGCCGCCAGCGCAGTGGAGCTGGTTTTCGCCCTGGTGCCCCTGGCCCCGGCCAGGGGGCCAGTGCGTTGGCTGCGGCTCGATCACTGATGGGAGGGTCACCCACGAGCCCAGTTGCATGCTTTGAGCTTCGCTTGGGATGCTGAACTGCAGGGCCCAGAGACAGCGGCCAGATCCATGAGTTTTGCTGCCCATCGCGTCCGTAAGCGCTTCGGCCAGCACTGGTTGATTGACCAGGGGGTGCTAGGCCGCATCGTGGCGGCGGCAGAGCTGGGCAGCGGCGATCGGGTGCTGGAGGTGGGGCCCGGCCGGGGATCCCTGACCGAGCGGCTGCTGGCCTCCCCGGCGGCGGCGGTGCTGGCGGTGGAGCTCGACCGCGACCTGGTGGCTGGTCTGCAGCTGCGCTTTGCAGACCAGCCCCGTTTCAGCCTCACATCGGGTGATGTGCTCGCCGTGGAGCTGCCGGCGGCCAACAAGGTGGTCGCCAACATTCCCTACAACATCACCGGGCCGCTGCTGGAGCGCCTGGTGGGCCGGCTCGACCGTCCCGTTGCCCGGCCCTACGAGCGCCTGGTGTTGCTGGTGCAAAGGGAGGTGGGCGAGCGCATCCGCTGCCTGCCGGGCTCCAGTGCCTATTCGGCCCTGAGCGTGCGGATGCAACTGATGGCCCGCTGCCAGCTGGTCTGCGCCGTACCCCCCCCGCTGTTTTCAGCCGCCACCAAAGGTGCACTCCGAGGTGATCCTGATCGAGCCCCTGGGGGCCGATCAGCAGTTGGAGTCAGGGGTGGCCCGCACGGTGGAGATGCTGCTCAAGCGCTGTTTTGGCGCCCGGCGCAAGATGCTGCGCAACACCCTGGCGGGCCTGCTGCCCGAACCTCAGCTGGCTGCCCTGGCGGCCGCGGCGGGCATCGGCATGCTCCAGCGGCCCCAGGAGATCGCGCCGGGGGCCTGGGTGGTGCTGGCGGGCAGCTTGAATCAAGCGTGCAAAGCGCCCGCCCAGGCCGATTCCCATGGCTGATCTCTGTGTGCGGGCGCCCGCCAAGATCAATCTGCACCTGGAGGTGTTGGGCCTCCGGCCCGACGGCTTCCACGAGCTGGCAATGGTCATGCAGTCGATCGATCTGGCCGATCGCCTCTGGTTGCGCCCCAGCGCCGACGGCCAGATCAGCCTCCGCTGCGACCAACCAGAGCTGCCCACCGATGGCACCAACCTGATCGTGCAGGCGGCGGAGCTGCTGCGGGCCCGCTCGGGCCTGGTGGAGCTGGGGGCGGAGCTGGTGCTGGAGAAGCGCATCCCCATCGGCGCCGGCCTGGCAGGGGGCTCCAGCAACGGGGCGGCCGCCCTGGTGGGTCTCAATGCCCTCTGGGGCCTGGGCTTTCGGGCAGAGGCCCTCCAAGCCATGGCGGCCGAGCTGGGTTCGGACATGCCGTTCTGCCTCGATGGCGGCACCCAGTTCTGTTTTGGCCGGGGCGAGCGGCTGGAGCCGCTGGAGCTCCAGGCCCCCCTGAAGCTGGCGCTGCTGCTGGTCAAACATCCCCAGGTGAGTGTCAGCACGCCCTGGGCCTATGGCCGCTGCCAGGCGCTGCGGGGCGACTTTTACCTCCAAAGCGAAGGTGAATTTGAGCAGCGCCGCCAAGCCCTGCGCCAGGGGCCGCTGTCCCAATCCCTCCTGCGGGGCCTGGTTCAGGGCACGCCATTGCCGCCCCTGCGCAACGATCTGCAGGCAGTGGTCGAAGCCGAAGTGGAGAGCGTGCGCCAGGGCCTGGCCCTGTTGCGCCAGGCACAGCCTCTAGCCGTGGCGATGAGCGGCTCGGGGCCCAGCCTGTTTGCCCTCTTCCCCAGCCTGGAGCAGGCCCAGGCGGCCCATGCCGCCCTGGCTGACGAACTCGGGCAGGGCGGTTTTAGGGCCTGGTGCTGCAGCTTCAGCAGCCGGGGTGTCAGCCTGGAGCGGTGATCGATCCTGCCCCCAGCGCCGCCCCCCCTGCCGAGCGACCCCGCAAGGGGCCGCTGAGCTTCCTGTCGGGTTCGCTGACCGCCGGGTTGCTGGCCTGGCTGGCCCTGGGACTCAGCCAGAGGCTGGTGGGCTACTACGCCCTCCACCCCCCCCGCTACAGCTCGGCGATTGCCCAGAGCATCGCCACTGCCCTCAAAACCCTGATTGTGGGCATGTCCTTTCTGGCCACCTTCAGCTTCGCCTTTATCGCCCTGGGCCTGGCCCTGGTTTTCCTGCGCAGCCTGGTGCCGGGATCGGCATCAAGCGCTGGCGAAGTTGAGAAAAGTCCCTAATCTCTCGCCATGACCCCCCACGATCTGGGCCTGCTGGTAACGCTGCTGTTGCCCGGCATGTTGCTTTCAGTGCTCCTCCTTTCCACCTTCGCCGCCGGCGGCTGAGAAACCTGAAACCCGAGCCCAGCGCCATTTCAGTAGCCCTTGCCAGTTTCAACGGCGAGCGTCACCTGGAGTCCCAACTGGACTCCCTGGCTCGCCAGAGTGCACTGCCACTGGAACTGGTCATTGCCGATGACCGATCCACGGATGGCACCGCGGCGATCGCGGCCGAATTTGCGCGCACAGCGCCATTTCCAGTTCACTTCACCGTGAACCCCGAGCGTCTTGGCTACACCCGCAACTTTCTCGCAGCGGCCCGCTCCTGCCGCGGTTGCTATATCGCTTTCTGCGACCAGGATGACATCTGGGTGCCTGAGAAGCTCGCGCGGGTGGCGGCTGCACTTGCCAGATCCCCCCGTCAGCTGGATCTGGTCCTCCACACCTGCAGCCTGCTGCGCGGAGAGGAGGTGGATCCTGAAATTTTCCCGGCCTACCTGCAGCGCCCGGGCACCTTTGCCCCCCTGGAGCTGAATCCCCTATGCATTGTTCCGGGTCATTCGATCGTGGCCCATCGTCACCTGGTCGAACTGGCTAGCCGTTTTCTCGACCTGCTGCCAGAAGGTGTCTTCGTGGGGCGCGGCCATGACGACCTCACCTATTTTCTAGGTACGGTTGCAGGTACTACCGAGGTGTTGGATGCTCCGCTTGTGCTGTGGAGGCAACATTCTGGCAACACCTGTGGGGTGCCCAGATCTGCGGGCCTCACCAGGCCAGAGGTCCAACCCCACCTGCAATTTTTAACGAGTCACGCAGCCAAATGGTCAGCCCTCGCCCAGGCGCTGGGCGAGCTGGCAAATAATGGCGATGCCACCTTCTCAAGCGGTTTGGCCAGAGCCTCAGGCTTTTTTGAGTCTCGGGCCCGGTTTTTCACGATGAGGGGCCACGTCAGTGACCCTGCTGTCGCCTATGGCTCCCGCATCAAGGCCCTGTTTGGCGCCCACCTGACTTCGAGACGCGTGCGTGGGTCGGGGCGCCGCGAGGGACTGCGGAACCTTCTGCGCGATCTGGCGTCCCTGCTGCTTGGCCCCCAGCGACTGGAGCGTTAGTTCAGTTTTGGACGTTCCTGGCTGGGATAGGTTGGCAGCCATAAGGCGCATGGCCCCCCGTGGCAGAAACCCTGCTGTTCAATGCCCTCCGCGAAGCCATCGACGAGGAGATGGCCCGCGACCCCCACGTCTGCGTGATGGGTGAGGACGTCGGCCAGTACGGCGGCTCCTACAAGGTGACCAAGGACCTCTACGAGAAGTACGGCGAACTGCGGGTGCTGGATACGCCGATTGCCGAAAATTCCTTCGCCGGCATGGCCGTGGGCGCCGCCATGACGGGCCTGCGCCCGATTGTGGAGGGAATGAATATGGGTTTCCTGCTGCTGGCCTTCAACCAGATCTCCAACAACATGGGCATGCTGCGCTACACCAGCGGCGGCAACTTCACCATTCCCACCGTGGTGCGCGGCCCCGGCGGGGTGGGTCGCCAGCTTGGGGCTGAGCACAGCCAGCGGCTCGAGGCCTACTTCCACGCGGTGCCAGGCATCAAAATCGTGGCAGTTAGCACCCCCACCAATGCCAAGGGCCTGATGAAGGCGGCGATCCGCGATAACAACCCGGTGCTCTTCTTTGAGCACGTTCTGCTTTACAACCTCTCTGAAACCATTCCCGAAGGGGACTATATCTGTGCCCTTGACCAGGCTGAAGTTGTTCAGCAGGGCAGCGATCTGACGATTCTCACCTACTCCCGCATGCGCCACCACTGTCTCAAGGCCGTCAAGCAGCTGGAGCAGGAAGGTGTGTCAGTTGAGCTGATCGATCTGGTCAGCCTTAAACCCTTTGATATGGAGACGATCTCTCGCTCTATCCGCAAGACCCACCGGGTGATCGTGGTGGAGGAGTGCATGAAAACCGGTGGCATCGGCGCCGAACTGCTTGCCCTGATCACCGAGCAATGTTTCGATGATCTCGATGGCCGACCGATCCGCTTGTCCTCCCAGGACATACCCACCCCCTACAACGGCACCCTGGAAAACCTCACGATCATCCAGCCCCATCAGATTGTTGAGGCTGCCCAGCAACTGATCGCTGGTCGGCTCTGAGATGGCCCGCCAACAAGGGTGGTTTGCCCTGATCCTGGCGCTGACGATTGCCGCTGGATCCCTGCTGTTCAGCTGGAATACGCCCGAGACCCCCCTGGGCCAACGCCTGGGCCTGGACTTGCGCGGTGGCAGCCAGTTGACCCTGCAGGTGCTGCCAGCCGGCAGTGTCAAGGTGGTGCAGAAGGAGCAGCTTGATGCCGTCAAGGAGGTGCTCGATCGCCGCATCAATGGTCTGGGTGTGGCCGAGTCAACCCTCCAGACCGTGGGCGACAACCAGCTGGTGCTACAGCTGCCCGGAGAGCAGGATCCAACCCGGGCTGCCACCGTGTTGGGCAGCACCGCCCTGCTCGAGTTCCGCGCCCAGAAGCCCGGCACCGAGCAGCGCATGCAGGAACTGCTGGGCCTCAAGCGCCAGGCAACAGCCCTGCTGGCGAGCCTCAAAGCTCCTGCAGCAGAAGCCAAGCAGGCCGATCGCGACCAGCTGGAGGCCGACCTCAGCCGCATCAATACCGACATCATCAGCCTCTATGAGCCCGCCCAGCTCACCGGCAAGGATCTGGTCACAGCCGGTCGCCAGCAGCAGCAAAGCGGCAGTTCCTGGGAGGTAACCCTCAGCTTCAACAAGCAGGGGGGCGACCGCTTTGCCCAGCTCACCCAGTCGATCGCCGGCAGCGGACGGCTGCTGGGCATCGTGCTGGATGGCCGCTCCATCAGTGAGGCCAGCGTGGGCCCCGAGTTCAAAGCCGCTGGCATCAGTGGTGGTTCGGCCAGCATCACCGGCAACTTCAGCGCTGAGGAGGCCCGCGATCTGGAGGTTCAGCTGCGCGGAGGCTCCCTGCCCCTGCCGGTGAAGATCCTCGAGGTGCGCACCGTGGGGCCCTCCCTTGGTGCTGAAAATATCCGCACCAGCCTGCTGGCTGCCCTCAGCGGCCTGCTGCTGGTGGCCGTTTTCATGGTGGTTGTCTATCGCCTGGCAGGTGTTGTGGCCGTCTTTGCCCTCTCCCTCTACGGCCTGTTCAACCTGGCCGCCTACGCCCTAATTCCGGTGACCCTAACCCTGCCAGGAATAGCAGGCTTCATCCTCTCGCTTGGTATGGCGGTTGATGCCAACGTGCTGATATTTGAGCGGATCAAGGAGGAGCTGCGCTCCGGCAACACCCTGATCCGCTCGATCGAAACGGGCTTCTCCCTGGCTTTTTCATCGATCCTTGATGGCCAGGTAACCACCTTGATCAGCTGTGTGGCCCTATTTGCCCTAGGCACCGGTTTTGTTAAGGGTTTTGCGGTGACCCTGGGCATCGGTGTGCTGCTCAGCCTGTTCAGCGCCCTCACCTGCACCCGCACCCTGTTGCGCGTGGTGTTGAGCTATCCGGCCCTACGCCGGATTGATTATTTTCTGCCCCTGTCGCAGCGTTCCGAGGGAGTGGCCTGAGATGCTTGCTTTTCGCGTCAACCGTCAGCGTCGCCTGCTCTGGCTGCTTTCGCTAGTGGCCCTGCTGCTCAGCCTGCTTGGCATGGCGATCAGCTGGAGCAGGCCCGGCATTGGCGCTCCGCTGCGGCCAGGCCTGGATTTCACCGGCGGCACCCAGATCCAGATTGAGCGCCGTTGCGAATCCAGCTGCCCTGCCCTCAGCGTGGCAGCCCTGGAGGGATCCTTGGCAAGCCTGAAACTTCCAGCCGAGCCCGGCCAGCTGGCCCCTTCCCTAGCTGGAGGGGCGGTGCAGTTGCTCGATGGAGGCCGATCGGTGGTGCTGCGGCTACCCAGCCTGAGCCCGGATCAGGCCCAGGTTGTGCTGACCAACCTGGAGCGCCAGCTAGGAGACACGGTGCCAGGCGGACTGTCGGTGGACACCATTGGCCCCTCCCTGGGCCCCCAGCTGCTGAGGGCGAGTTTGATATCACTGCTGGTGAGTTTTATGGGCATTTCCCTATACATCAGCTTTCGCTACGACCGCATCTACGCCCTGCTGGCTCTGCTGTGCCTAGCCCATGACGTGCTTATAACCTGCGGTCTGTTTGCCTGGCTGGGTCTGCTGGCGGGGGTTGAGGTCAATAGCCTTTTCGCCGTGGCCCTGCTCACCATCGCTGGCTACTCGGTGAATGACACGGTGGTGATCTTTGATCGAATCCGTGAAAAGCGCTCCCAGCTCAAGGATCTACCCCTGGCAGACCAGGCCGATGAGGCCGTGATCAGCACCCTGACCCGATCGATCTACACCTCGCTTACCACCCTGCTGCCCCTGCTTGCTTTGATCTTCTTCGGGGGTAGCACCCTCTTCTGGTTTTCAGTAGCCCTCAGCTTTGGCATCATGGTGGGTGCCTGGTCGAGTATCGCTGTAGCACCTACCCTCCTGCCGGTTTTGAGCCGTCGCTGAGCAAGTGCCCAAATCCTTCGGTTTGCATCAACGTCCCGGAGGCTTTTGGTATGGGGTGCCCTTGTTGCTGGGCCTTTTGGCCCTGCTGGATCTGCGGGTTGAGTTGCAGCTACTGGCAGACCACTTCACTCTTGCGGCAGTTGGGGCCGCAGTTCGAGCCCATCTGTTGGCGGTGGCGGTGCTGCTGCTGCTACCTTCTTTGATAAATCACTATCGTGGCAAAATAGTTTAACCAAGAGAGATAAGCTACACATGAGAGCTGAGCCATATGCGTTTCAGTAAAAATAATCAGCCCCTGTATCCGCAAATGACCAACATACGCGTCCTGATACTAAACAATTACCCGATGGATAGGGTTGTTCAAGAGGTCGATCTAAAGGAGACCCCGGATCAAGTCTTGTTCGGTGTGAACCGAATACATGAATACGGATTCGAGCCCATCTTCCTACCCTATCCAGCCATCGGAAGATGGTCAAAATTTCAAACACTGCTAGGTAGATTCCGCATACCACTAGAGCTTGGTGATCTGCAACAGCAGATGCTGGCACTGCAGCTTTCATCCCAAGCCGATTTAGTTTATGCACCATGCGGCTCCCAGACCCATTTGCTTCAATATTTACGCGCCTTGGGGCTATATAAAGTACCGATCGTTACATTAATGCACCATAGCTTTCTCAAAGGAAAGCTTGATTTTCTGCGAAACTGGCAGAGAAGCCTGTTCATCCGTGGAGCTGACAAGTTACCTTGCCTAAGCAAGGCGCTTACGAAAGACTTGAGGGGAATAGGCGCCAATCATACTAAGTTAGCGCTATTGGAATGGGGTACTGATCTCGAATTCTACGGGCCTTGGCAACCGCCTGGTTTTGGTGTAATCGCAACAGGGCGCACTGGCCGTGATTTCTTGACCTTTGCAAAAGCAATAGCCCAATCCCGTTGCCATGGAACGGTGATTGGCCTGCAAGGCCAGCTTGATAATCCGATTTTCCATACTAGCTCAAATCTCAAGATAATAGAGGCCCGTAACGAACAGCCTGTTCCTGGGGAGAATCGGGGTTGGCTAAAGTATCCAGAACTTTGCCAGCACATGCGAAACCATGGGGCAATTGCAATTCCATTATTTGCCCAGCGCAACCTCGCAGGGCTAACGAGTCTCATGGATGTTCTTGGCCTAGGGAGGGCGGTTCTGATGACACGCAACCGTCACATTGACATTGATATCGAAGCAGAAGGCATTGGCTTTTGGCTGGAACCAGGGGATGTTGACGGCTGGGTGCAATGCCTCAACTGGGTACAGGACCATCCAGGCGAGATACAGGATATGGGAAGGAGGGCAAGAAAGATGGCAGAGGGAAAATATGGATCACATCATTTTTCGACCCGATTGGCAAAGCTCCTAAAGTCTGTCCTCTAGAAAGCTCAAGTACGAACAACGAATGTTGTATAGGCAAGGACGACATTGAATACACCACGCAAGATTCATGGAAAAGAAAATGTTGCTACGCAATAGTAATTAGGCGTGAGGGCGCCAACTCAGCTGCGCAGTTGAAACAGACAAGCTTGCGCAAATTCATTTACCTGAGCTTGGCCCTAGGCCGAGAGTAGGGGTATGATTATATGTGTTGAAAATACTGACAGGACAATTGATTGCCTAACAGTACTATCAATCATATATTTCAATCAGACTTGATAGTCTAAAATCCTCATCTTGGCATGAGAATACAAAGAGGTCTGCTTCTAAGGCGGCTTATACGCTTTTGTGTTCGCCCATTTGCATTTTTATTATTTCCAAGAATCCCTGGATCGTCGCTTAAATTTGGTCCACCTAGGCATTTCTCGGAAACCTTTAATGAGTGGCTTGCAAACAATCGCAGCGATATTAACGCCAAGTATCTAGAAATTTTCCCGTCAATTACATACAAATTAACAAAAGCCCTATGCATTACTCAAAAAAAGCCCAAGAATCTTGAAAAAAGACATCAAATTACATTAAAAAAGCAGTTTGTAGCCGAGATTCCTAAGGGGAGGGTTGTGGGAATAGAACCCTTTGTTATTACAGGTGATGATACGATCCTAGGCGATCTATCTATGGCCTATAAACCTTATATGTATGACATCTTCTTCGCTTCTAAACTGCCAAGACTGGTAAAGATAGCAGGGCCCGTTCTAGTTTTAGCAGGTGCACCTGGATCAAATTATGGCCACTGGCTCCATCAGATGTTGCCTAGACTCGAACTTGCATGTAAAGCTGGCTGGAAGCCAAGGGATTTTGAAAAAATTATCATAAATTCAACTAGCAATAACTTTGCAATTGAAAGTCTGTTAGCTGTAGGCTGTGACGAAAATCAACTTATACAGACCTTTCCAGATATGCATTTACAGTCAACACATTTGGTAGTGCCATCAGTCCCCGAAGCGGGAAATCCTCCGGAATGGATATCTGACTATTTGAGAAGAACTTATGGAAAACCAGTATCCAAACCAAGTCGCCGTATTTACACAAGTCGTGCTAACGCAAAGTGGAGAAGGATTGTAAATGAAGCACAATTATATCCGATTCTTAGTGAATTCGGATTTGAAATAATATTTCCAGAAAAATTTAATTTTATCGATGGAGTTAGGCTTTATGAGAACGCAGAAGTCGTATGCGGCATGCATGGAGCAAACTTAGCAAACATATCATTTTGCCTGCCTGGAGCCAGATTAATTGAAATCTATAACCCTCAGCATCCAGAAACCTATTACTGGGCTACAGCAACAGGCGCAAAGCTTAATTATTCTTTTCTCCT
Protein-coding regions in this window:
- a CDS encoding YraN family protein — translated: MPRTAARRQGDWAEQRVLRLLQQRGWRLLARQWTCRWGELDLVLEKAGRLLLVEVKGRRRCGPDGWGVAALHRGKRLRLERAWACWLAAHPDWAASAVELVFALVPLAPARGPVRWLRLDH
- the ispE gene encoding 4-(cytidine 5'-diphospho)-2-C-methyl-D-erythritol kinase — its product is MADLCVRAPAKINLHLEVLGLRPDGFHELAMVMQSIDLADRLWLRPSADGQISLRCDQPELPTDGTNLIVQAAELLRARSGLVELGAELVLEKRIPIGAGLAGGSSNGAAALVGLNALWGLGFRAEALQAMAAELGSDMPFCLDGGTQFCFGRGERLEPLELQAPLKLALLLVKHPQVSVSTPWAYGRCQALRGDFYLQSEGEFEQRRQALRQGPLSQSLLRGLVQGTPLPPLRNDLQAVVEAEVESVRQGLALLRQAQPLAVAMSGSGPSLFALFPSLEQAQAAHAALADELGQGGFRAWCCSFSSRGVSLER
- a CDS encoding DUF3082 domain-containing protein is translated as MIDPAPSAAPPAERPRKGPLSFLSGSLTAGLLAWLALGLSQRLVGYYALHPPRYSSAIAQSIATALKTLIVGMSFLATFSFAFIALGLALVFLRSLVPGSASSAGEVEKSP
- a CDS encoding glycosyltransferase; translation: MSVALASFNGERHLESQLDSLARQSALPLELVIADDRSTDGTAAIAAEFARTAPFPVHFTVNPERLGYTRNFLAAARSCRGCYIAFCDQDDIWVPEKLARVAAALARSPRQLDLVLHTCSLLRGEEVDPEIFPAYLQRPGTFAPLELNPLCIVPGHSIVAHRHLVELASRFLDLLPEGVFVGRGHDDLTYFLGTVAGTTEVLDAPLVLWRQHSGNTCGVPRSAGLTRPEVQPHLQFLTSHAAKWSALAQALGELANNGDATFSSGLARASGFFESRARFFTMRGHVSDPAVAYGSRIKALFGAHLTSRRVRGSGRREGLRNLLRDLASLLLGPQRLER
- a CDS encoding pyruvate dehydrogenase complex E1 component subunit beta; amino-acid sequence: MAETLLFNALREAIDEEMARDPHVCVMGEDVGQYGGSYKVTKDLYEKYGELRVLDTPIAENSFAGMAVGAAMTGLRPIVEGMNMGFLLLAFNQISNNMGMLRYTSGGNFTIPTVVRGPGGVGRQLGAEHSQRLEAYFHAVPGIKIVAVSTPTNAKGLMKAAIRDNNPVLFFEHVLLYNLSETIPEGDYICALDQAEVVQQGSDLTILTYSRMRHHCLKAVKQLEQEGVSVELIDLVSLKPFDMETISRSIRKTHRVIVVEECMKTGGIGAELLALITEQCFDDLDGRPIRLSSQDIPTPYNGTLENLTIIQPHQIVEAAQQLIAGRL
- the secD gene encoding protein translocase subunit SecD, whose product is MARQQGWFALILALTIAAGSLLFSWNTPETPLGQRLGLDLRGGSQLTLQVLPAGSVKVVQKEQLDAVKEVLDRRINGLGVAESTLQTVGDNQLVLQLPGEQDPTRAATVLGSTALLEFRAQKPGTEQRMQELLGLKRQATALLASLKAPAAEAKQADRDQLEADLSRINTDIISLYEPAQLTGKDLVTAGRQQQQSGSSWEVTLSFNKQGGDRFAQLTQSIAGSGRLLGIVLDGRSISEASVGPEFKAAGISGGSASITGNFSAEEARDLEVQLRGGSLPLPVKILEVRTVGPSLGAENIRTSLLAALSGLLLVAVFMVVVYRLAGVVAVFALSLYGLFNLAAYALIPVTLTLPGIAGFILSLGMAVDANVLIFERIKEELRSGNTLIRSIETGFSLAFSSILDGQVTTLISCVALFALGTGFVKGFAVTLGIGVLLSLFSALTCTRTLLRVVLSYPALRRIDYFLPLSQRSEGVA
- the secF gene encoding protein translocase subunit SecF, which produces MLAFRVNRQRRLLWLLSLVALLLSLLGMAISWSRPGIGAPLRPGLDFTGGTQIQIERRCESSCPALSVAALEGSLASLKLPAEPGQLAPSLAGGAVQLLDGGRSVVLRLPSLSPDQAQVVLTNLERQLGDTVPGGLSVDTIGPSLGPQLLRASLISLLVSFMGISLYISFRYDRIYALLALLCLAHDVLITCGLFAWLGLLAGVEVNSLFAVALLTIAGYSVNDTVVIFDRIREKRSQLKDLPLADQADEAVISTLTRSIYTSLTTLLPLLALIFFGGSTLFWFSVALSFGIMVGAWSSIAVAPTLLPVLSRR
- a CDS encoding glycosyltransferase, with translation MTNIRVLILNNYPMDRVVQEVDLKETPDQVLFGVNRIHEYGFEPIFLPYPAIGRWSKFQTLLGRFRIPLELGDLQQQMLALQLSSQADLVYAPCGSQTHLLQYLRALGLYKVPIVTLMHHSFLKGKLDFLRNWQRSLFIRGADKLPCLSKALTKDLRGIGANHTKLALLEWGTDLEFYGPWQPPGFGVIATGRTGRDFLTFAKAIAQSRCHGTVIGLQGQLDNPIFHTSSNLKIIEARNEQPVPGENRGWLKYPELCQHMRNHGAIAIPLFAQRNLAGLTSLMDVLGLGRAVLMTRNRHIDIDIEAEGIGFWLEPGDVDGWVQCLNWVQDHPGEIQDMGRRARKMAEGKYGSHHFSTRLAKLLKSVL
- a CDS encoding DUF563 domain-containing protein — protein: MRIQRGLLLRRLIRFCVRPFAFLLFPRIPGSSLKFGPPRHFSETFNEWLANNRSDINAKYLEIFPSITYKLTKALCITQKKPKNLEKRHQITLKKQFVAEIPKGRVVGIEPFVITGDDTILGDLSMAYKPYMYDIFFASKLPRLVKIAGPVLVLAGAPGSNYGHWLHQMLPRLELACKAGWKPRDFEKIIINSTSNNFAIESLLAVGCDENQLIQTFPDMHLQSTHLVVPSVPEAGNPPEWISDYLRRTYGKPVSKPSRRIYTSRANAKWRRIVNEAQLYPILSEFGFEIIFPEKFNFIDGVRLYENAEVVCGMHGANLANISFCLPGARLIEIYNPQHPETYYWATATGAKLNYSFLLGEGPVEDWPDNAQWASGNRLDTVVCPEKLRDTLIACGL